The following are encoded together in the Gemmatimonadota bacterium genome:
- a CDS encoding MBL fold metallo-hydrolase: MKTLSPIVALLAATACVGCAPKGETPRTDAPAATAAAPTDSITTPPAATWCAQLPRAANRALTRVDVPSTWFEVYRVDDGVFALVESQQWQEAISYLVVGRTGALLFDTGLGMSPIRPVVEALTPLPVRVLNSHTHYDHVGGNAEFGEVLAVESPYTRDNQRGFPHENLDSEVVPASFCHGAPAGLDTATFQTRAWTATRRVADGDTLDLGGRVIEILQVPGHTPDAVALLDRANRLLWTGDTYYDAPVWLFAPETDLDAYERSIARLAQLAPSVTRLLPAHNTAVAEPARLGEMKTAIRAVREGKVKGVAEGGGSQLVFTFPHFAILTTQALLDGTRTDGKAGSSGLKVLP; this comes from the coding sequence ATGAAGACGCTATCGCCAATCGTCGCGCTGCTGGCCGCGACCGCCTGCGTGGGGTGTGCGCCGAAGGGCGAGACGCCTCGCACCGACGCTCCGGCCGCCACGGCCGCGGCGCCCACCGATTCCATCACCACGCCGCCGGCGGCCACCTGGTGCGCGCAGCTTCCGCGGGCAGCCAACCGCGCCCTGACGCGCGTCGACGTTCCCTCCACCTGGTTCGAGGTCTACCGCGTCGACGATGGGGTGTTCGCCCTGGTCGAGTCGCAGCAGTGGCAGGAGGCGATCTCGTACCTCGTCGTGGGACGGACAGGGGCATTGCTGTTCGATACGGGGCTGGGCATGTCGCCCATCCGTCCGGTGGTCGAGGCGCTGACGCCGCTCCCGGTCCGCGTGCTCAACTCCCACACGCACTACGATCACGTGGGTGGCAATGCGGAGTTTGGGGAAGTGCTGGCGGTGGAGTCGCCCTACACCCGCGACAACCAGCGGGGATTCCCGCACGAGAACCTCGACAGCGAGGTCGTCCCGGCGAGCTTCTGCCATGGTGCACCGGCGGGGCTTGATACGGCGACCTTCCAGACGCGCGCGTGGACGGCCACGCGGCGTGTGGCCGACGGCGACACCCTCGACCTGGGGGGGCGCGTGATCGAGATCCTCCAGGTCCCCGGGCACACGCCGGACGCCGTCGCGCTGCTCGACCGCGCCAACCGACTGCTCTGGACCGGCGACACGTACTACGACGCTCCCGTCTGGCTCTTTGCCCCCGAGACCGATCTCGATGCCTACGAACGCTCGATCGCGCGCCTGGCCCAACTCGCGCCATCGGTGACTCGGCTCCTCCCCGCACACAACACCGCGGTGGCTGAGCCGGCACGGCTGGGCGAGATGAAGACGGCGATACGTGCGGTGCGCGAGGGGAAGGTGAAGGGGGTCGCCGAGGGGGGCGGGTCGCAGCTCGTCTTCACCTTTCCGCACTTCGCCATCCTGACGACGCAGGCCCTGCTCGACGGTACGCGCACCGACGGCAAGGCGGGGAGCTCCGGGCTCAAGGTGTTGCCGTAG